Proteins co-encoded in one Hyalangium ruber genomic window:
- a CDS encoding SH3 domain-containing protein, with amino-acid sequence MRSFLLSLVVLLGATSAFAGPSPEQVREASVVVVSGSADHMDQVLRKAGVSYVVVSPGDLPELPLHSRQVLMVNCRGETSQASRERVRRFVAAGGFLYTTDHTVKELLEPTFPNTIAFNGTTTQEQDFPLQLRGDEKARGLLKHLGDQSSQRWQLAGGGYLFKVLDPHKVEVLMESEEVKKRYGTGVLGVRFRYQDGAVIHVTGHFFSQPGQRGGVAQAGRAFEQLSQNVVSEKAADRARLDSLYNNKTRREVTLQSAPAPSAGPVPASEVTTQSLKPGAALRVLEKKDNYAKVRDDQGNEGWVEQDAL; translated from the coding sequence ATGCGCTCCTTCCTCCTCTCTCTCGTCGTGTTGCTGGGGGCCACCTCGGCCTTTGCCGGGCCTTCGCCCGAGCAGGTGCGTGAGGCCTCGGTCGTGGTCGTCTCGGGCTCGGCGGACCACATGGACCAGGTGCTCCGAAAGGCCGGCGTGTCCTACGTGGTGGTGAGTCCCGGGGATCTGCCCGAGCTGCCGCTGCACAGCCGCCAGGTGCTGATGGTGAACTGCCGGGGAGAGACGTCCCAGGCCTCGCGCGAGCGGGTGCGGCGCTTCGTGGCGGCGGGCGGGTTCCTCTACACCACGGACCACACGGTGAAGGAGCTGCTGGAGCCCACCTTCCCCAACACCATCGCCTTCAATGGCACCACCACCCAGGAGCAGGACTTCCCGCTGCAGCTTCGCGGCGACGAGAAGGCGCGGGGGCTGCTCAAGCACCTGGGAGATCAGTCCTCGCAGCGCTGGCAGCTGGCCGGCGGCGGTTATCTCTTCAAGGTGCTGGATCCGCACAAGGTGGAGGTGCTGATGGAGTCCGAGGAGGTGAAGAAGCGCTACGGCACGGGCGTGCTGGGCGTGCGCTTTCGCTACCAGGACGGTGCCGTCATCCACGTGACGGGGCACTTCTTCAGCCAACCAGGCCAGCGGGGTGGGGTGGCGCAGGCGGGCAGGGCCTTCGAGCAGCTCTCCCAGAACGTGGTGAGCGAGAAGGCGGCGGACCGCGCGCGCTTGGACTCGCTCTACAACAACAAGACCAGGCGTGAGGTGACGCTGCAGTCGGCCCCGGCCCCGAGCGCTGGGCCCGTGCCTGCCTCCGAGGTGACGACCCAGTCCCTCAAGCCCGGCGCGGCCCTGCGGGTGCTCGAGAAGAAGGACAACTACGCGAAGGTGCGCGACGACCAGGGCAACGAGGGCTGGGTCGAGCAGGACGCGCTGTGA
- a CDS encoding BamA/TamA family outer membrane protein: MNRRWVAGYLALAVGLHASGAVAQESPPPESSPPAEAAPSGFQPAPTPEPERMVVGEVVVLGAEKTRPETVQAYSRLGAGDTITSEELTRVERRLIATGLFQEAKAHTSPLGDGRVQVVLTVQDKASWVVAPTFSFSRANIGGGLLYAESNLWGRGKKFAAAAQVSTAESGLFVGFLDPNLFGWPPLRFSAEGQVRSDRVEEFQPGPSQEDPEVARRTRLNSASIAAELSAMLFERVRVGAKYRLMAIDAYSPSDDMPVTEPAFEPGSIQKDASLRLMVGVDTRQNLHAVMEGLNLEGSLEWSDPGVWSDFRYKRFGLLYRHGLRFFEEHNLILRAEAVTGTDLPFHQEFVAGGNSLRGFLYRQFRGDTRLSLTAEYHFPLFTVRSLAFRGVGFSDTGMLMWRELPEDRRLLDVNGRVVRGYLPEAKGGLDGATVAQGVGVGLRLYLRSVVLPLVGVDVAYGVNSGEFRFYLVAGVTPG; encoded by the coding sequence ATGAATCGACGATGGGTCGCCGGGTATCTGGCGTTGGCCGTGGGCCTGCATGCATCGGGAGCGGTGGCCCAGGAGTCGCCCCCTCCCGAATCCTCTCCCCCCGCCGAGGCCGCCCCTTCTGGCTTCCAGCCGGCGCCAACGCCCGAGCCGGAGCGGATGGTGGTGGGCGAAGTCGTGGTGCTGGGCGCGGAGAAGACGCGGCCCGAGACGGTGCAGGCCTACTCGCGGCTGGGCGCGGGTGACACCATCACCTCCGAGGAGCTCACCCGGGTGGAGCGGCGGCTGATCGCCACCGGCCTCTTCCAGGAGGCGAAGGCCCACACCAGCCCGCTGGGGGACGGCCGGGTGCAGGTGGTGCTCACCGTGCAGGACAAGGCCTCGTGGGTGGTGGCGCCCACCTTCTCCTTCTCGCGCGCGAACATCGGCGGCGGCTTGCTGTACGCGGAGAGCAACCTGTGGGGCCGCGGCAAGAAGTTCGCGGCCGCCGCCCAGGTGAGCACCGCCGAGAGCGGCCTCTTCGTGGGCTTCCTGGATCCGAACCTCTTCGGCTGGCCTCCGCTGCGCTTCAGCGCCGAGGGCCAGGTGCGCAGCGACCGGGTGGAGGAGTTCCAGCCGGGCCCCAGCCAGGAGGACCCCGAGGTGGCGCGCCGCACGCGGCTCAACTCCGCCTCCATCGCCGCGGAGCTGTCGGCGATGCTCTTCGAGCGGGTGCGCGTGGGGGCCAAGTACCGGCTGATGGCCATCGACGCCTACTCGCCCAGCGACGACATGCCGGTGACGGAGCCCGCCTTCGAGCCGGGCTCCATCCAGAAGGACGCCTCGCTGCGGCTGATGGTGGGCGTGGACACGCGACAGAACCTGCACGCGGTGATGGAGGGCCTGAACCTCGAGGGCTCGCTGGAGTGGTCCGACCCGGGCGTGTGGAGCGACTTCCGCTACAAGCGCTTCGGGCTGCTGTACCGGCACGGCCTGCGCTTCTTCGAGGAGCACAACCTCATCCTGCGCGCCGAGGCGGTGACGGGCACGGACCTGCCCTTCCACCAGGAGTTCGTGGCGGGAGGCAACTCGCTGCGCGGCTTCCTGTACCGGCAGTTCCGCGGCGACACGCGGCTGTCCCTCACCGCCGAGTACCACTTCCCCCTCTTCACCGTCCGCTCGCTCGCCTTCCGCGGGGTGGGCTTCTCGGACACGGGGATGCTCATGTGGCGTGAGCTCCCCGAGGACCGGCGGCTGCTGGACGTGAACGGGCGCGTGGTGCGCGGCTACCTGCCCGAGGCCAAGGGGGGACTGGACGGCGCCACCGTGGCCCAGGGCGTGGGCGTGGGCTTGCGCCTGTACCTGCGCAGCGTGGTGTTGCCGCTGGTCGGCGTGGACGTCGCCTATGGCGTCAACTCGGGCGAGTTCCGCTTCTATCTCGTGGCAGGCGTCACCCCGGGATGA
- a CDS encoding tetratricopeptide repeat protein, with protein sequence MRRFFALSLATTLLGGCSREDKPPPPVAAPAPTPAQPSPEAAPSKLTLPLPPPPPKEPTAFDKAVQLHAQGRQSGESGNFQEALKHFQQARELAPEWPLPLYDTALTHLLMGESAKALQIYEQVDKLAPQGFSDTKRVIECLRREKSGRIPKGTFLKFIEAMRSPDPEEMRKKLEALTRSAPNFYPAWRELISYGEGLDEQERRLEKALSLKPDIESKGELMLYKATLMRRRGKDAEARVLLQSLVDDPQWLPSTVNGAKEALTLTLPP encoded by the coding sequence ATGCGTCGCTTCTTCGCTCTCTCCCTTGCCACCACCCTCCTTGGAGGCTGTTCCCGCGAGGACAAGCCCCCACCGCCCGTGGCCGCCCCCGCGCCCACGCCCGCGCAGCCCTCGCCCGAGGCAGCTCCCTCCAAGCTGACCTTGCCGCTGCCTCCGCCGCCCCCGAAGGAGCCCACTGCCTTCGACAAGGCGGTGCAGCTCCACGCCCAGGGGCGACAGAGCGGCGAGTCCGGCAACTTCCAGGAGGCGCTCAAGCACTTCCAGCAGGCGCGGGAGCTGGCCCCCGAATGGCCGCTGCCCCTCTACGACACGGCCCTCACCCACCTGCTGATGGGGGAGAGCGCCAAGGCGCTCCAGATCTACGAGCAGGTGGACAAGCTGGCCCCCCAGGGCTTCTCCGACACCAAGCGCGTCATCGAGTGCCTGCGCCGTGAGAAGTCGGGCCGGATACCCAAGGGCACGTTCCTCAAGTTCATCGAGGCCATGCGCTCCCCGGACCCGGAGGAGATGCGCAAGAAGCTCGAGGCGCTGACCCGCTCCGCGCCGAACTTCTACCCCGCCTGGCGCGAGCTCATCTCCTACGGCGAGGGGCTCGACGAGCAGGAGCGCCGCCTGGAGAAGGCGCTGTCGCTCAAGCCGGACATCGAGAGCAAAGGCGAGCTGATGCTCTACAAGGCCACCCTCATGCGCCGCCGCGGCAAGGACGCCGAGGCCCGGGTGCTGCTCCAGTCGCTGGTGGATGACCCCCAGTGGCTGCCGAGCACGGTGAACGGGGCCAAGGAAGCGCTCACCCTCACCCTGCCTCCCTGA
- the epsZ gene encoding exopolysaccharide biosynthesis polyisoprenyl-phosphate hexose-1-phosphate transferase EpsZ: MKGMPLPAPSPKPVRGRLAPGFAARLNLLVDLLLVVASLVGSTLLMGHSLQLGNLDLWLLLGVAGLGWLLVGTALCLYDPRFSDRAPLDDLALVSITVVSITGVLYLERLLIAGGMPVVALSFFPLLLWLSVVGLRQVVFRRLAVREEPLDEALILGVGAMGRLTGEDLLTRGRRRVTGYLAFSNEQTLSAVPGPVLGKVERLEEVLCQVPVDIVYISGNVQKHGQEMQGAIKLCERFGIPFALPAHPFRMDRARPEDSHAVADGYLHFVTHAPAPHQMAIKRLFDIIASAAALLALSPLLVTVALIIKATSRGPIFFKQQRVGLHGKTFNMLKFRSMVVNAEELKAKLEAMNEQTGPVFKIKNDPRITPIGRFIRKYSIDELPQLLNVLRGEMSVVGPRPPLPKEVEKYAAWQRRRLSVRPGLTCIWQVSGRNQISFEEWMYLDMQYIDNWTLLTDLSLILKTVPVVVTGRGAS; this comes from the coding sequence ATGAAGGGAATGCCCCTGCCGGCTCCCTCGCCGAAGCCGGTGCGCGGGCGGCTGGCGCCGGGCTTCGCGGCGCGGCTGAACCTGCTGGTGGATCTGCTGTTGGTGGTGGCCTCGCTGGTGGGCTCCACGCTGCTGATGGGGCACTCGCTCCAGCTGGGCAACCTGGACCTGTGGCTGCTGTTGGGCGTGGCGGGCCTGGGCTGGCTGCTGGTGGGCACGGCGCTGTGCCTCTATGACCCGCGCTTCTCGGACCGCGCGCCGCTGGATGATCTGGCGCTGGTGTCCATCACGGTGGTGTCGATTACGGGCGTGCTCTACCTGGAGCGGTTGCTGATCGCCGGTGGCATGCCGGTGGTGGCGCTGAGCTTCTTCCCGCTGCTGCTGTGGCTGAGCGTGGTGGGCCTGCGGCAGGTGGTGTTCCGGCGGCTGGCGGTGCGCGAGGAGCCGTTGGACGAGGCGCTCATCCTCGGCGTGGGCGCCATGGGGCGGCTCACCGGCGAGGATCTGCTGACGCGGGGCCGTCGCCGTGTCACCGGCTACCTGGCCTTCTCCAACGAGCAGACCCTGTCGGCCGTGCCGGGGCCGGTGCTGGGCAAGGTCGAGCGGCTGGAGGAGGTGCTCTGCCAGGTGCCCGTGGACATCGTCTACATCTCCGGCAACGTGCAGAAGCACGGCCAGGAGATGCAGGGCGCCATCAAGCTGTGCGAGCGCTTCGGTATTCCGTTCGCCCTGCCGGCGCACCCCTTCCGCATGGACCGGGCGCGCCCCGAGGACAGCCACGCGGTGGCCGATGGCTACCTGCACTTCGTCACCCACGCGCCGGCGCCGCATCAGATGGCCATCAAGCGCCTGTTCGACATCATCGCCTCGGCCGCCGCGCTGCTGGCGCTCTCGCCGTTGCTGGTGACGGTGGCGCTGATCATCAAGGCCACCTCGCGCGGCCCCATCTTCTTCAAGCAGCAGCGGGTGGGCCTGCACGGCAAGACCTTCAACATGCTCAAGTTCCGCTCCATGGTGGTCAACGCCGAGGAGCTGAAGGCCAAGCTGGAGGCGATGAACGAGCAGACCGGCCCGGTCTTCAAGATCAAGAACGACCCGCGAATCACCCCTATCGGGCGCTTCATCCGCAAGTACTCCATCGACGAGCTGCCGCAGCTGCTCAACGTGCTGCGCGGTGAGATGAGCGTGGTGGGCCCGCGCCCGCCGCTGCCGAAGGAAGTGGAGAAGTACGCGGCGTGGCAGCGCCGCCGGCTGTCGGTGCGGCCGGGGCTCACCTGCATCTGGCAGGTGTCTGGGCGCAACCAGATCTCCTTCGAGGAGTGGATGTACCTGGACATGCAGTACATCGATAACTGGACCCTGCTGACCGACTTGAGCCTCATCCTCAAGACGGTGCCCGTCGTGGTGACGGGGCGCGGCGCCAGCTAG
- a CDS encoding SIR2 family NAD-dependent protein deacylase, with translation MSQQELRRAAEVLRSAEGLLIGAGAGMGVDSGLPDFRGNEGFWRAYPAYAKLGLDFASMANPLWFKKDPEFAWGFYGHRLGLYRATHPHPGFELLRTWGARMPQGAFVFTSNVDGQFQKVGFPDERVAEVHGSIHFVQCLGNCQELAPATPYTVEVDPETFRARPPLPSCPRCGALVRPNILMFGDGSWDSSRTEAQEQRLVEWLDTVPSGKLAVVECGAGTAIPSVRRFCERAARLKGGTLIRINVREPEVPSGGISLPLRALEALRGIDEELGQA, from the coding sequence ATGTCGCAGCAGGAACTCCGCCGCGCCGCCGAAGTGCTCCGCTCGGCCGAGGGGCTCCTCATCGGCGCCGGAGCAGGCATGGGCGTCGACTCCGGCCTGCCCGACTTTCGCGGCAACGAGGGCTTCTGGCGCGCCTACCCCGCCTACGCGAAGCTCGGCCTGGACTTCGCCTCCATGGCCAACCCCCTCTGGTTCAAGAAGGATCCCGAGTTCGCCTGGGGCTTCTACGGCCACCGCCTCGGGCTCTACCGCGCCACCCATCCCCACCCGGGCTTCGAGCTGCTGCGCACCTGGGGCGCACGCATGCCGCAAGGGGCCTTCGTCTTCACCTCCAACGTGGACGGCCAGTTCCAGAAGGTGGGCTTTCCCGACGAGCGCGTCGCCGAAGTGCATGGCTCCATCCACTTCGTGCAGTGCCTGGGCAACTGCCAGGAGCTCGCCCCCGCCACGCCCTACACGGTGGAGGTGGATCCGGAGACGTTCCGTGCTCGGCCGCCGCTGCCCTCCTGTCCGCGCTGCGGCGCGCTCGTGCGGCCCAACATCCTCATGTTCGGAGACGGAAGCTGGGACTCCTCGCGCACCGAGGCCCAGGAGCAGCGACTGGTGGAGTGGCTCGACACGGTGCCCAGCGGCAAGCTGGCCGTCGTGGAGTGCGGCGCGGGCACGGCCATCCCCTCGGTGCGGCGCTTCTGCGAGCGCGCCGCGCGTCTCAAGGGAGGCACGTTGATTCGCATCAACGTGCGCGAGCCCGAAGTGCCTTCGGGCGGCATCAGCCTTCCCCTGCGGGCCCTGGAGGCCCTGCGGGGGATCGACGAAGAGCTCGGACAGGCGTGA
- a CDS encoding AbrB family transcriptional regulator — MDTDSGTAPPSRARVWAVTGASLLAAALAEVFHLPAGALLGGMLVALVGTVGFSARISLPASLQLGSSALLGAALCSAFPASAWSALAAHWGVALINVVGVVVVAQLVALVFSRLSGLEVRTTTLGLMPGGAPAMIALSEEMGADSRLVTLFQYVRLIVVIIVAGVVGRWAGDVPNTQVATAAALPGSPSPLLAWGVTILVVVVGGWLGLRFKLPAGVFLGPMLLGVPLTALDIPVGALPPGLLPLAMWGLGVRVGSQFDVAAVRELRRHALAAVGAAVALVGGCVMLAWAWATVGGVDLLTTYFATSPGGADSVLAIALGTHASLSLVLSVQIGRLLLILFLIPGLLRRFARRR, encoded by the coding sequence ATGGACACCGACTCCGGCACCGCGCCTCCCTCGCGCGCCCGCGTGTGGGCCGTCACCGGAGCCTCGCTGCTCGCGGCGGCCCTGGCGGAGGTGTTCCACCTGCCAGCCGGGGCGCTGCTCGGGGGGATGCTGGTGGCGCTCGTGGGGACCGTCGGGTTCTCGGCGCGCATCTCCCTGCCGGCGTCGCTCCAGCTGGGCTCCTCGGCGCTGCTGGGCGCCGCCCTCTGTAGTGCCTTCCCGGCCTCGGCCTGGTCCGCGCTCGCCGCGCACTGGGGCGTGGCGCTCATCAACGTGGTGGGCGTGGTGGTCGTGGCCCAGCTCGTGGCGCTCGTCTTCTCCCGGCTGAGCGGCTTGGAGGTCCGCACCACCACGCTGGGGCTGATGCCCGGCGGCGCCCCGGCGATGATCGCCCTGAGCGAGGAGATGGGCGCCGACTCCCGCCTGGTGACGCTCTTCCAGTACGTGCGCCTGATCGTCGTCATCATCGTCGCCGGCGTGGTGGGGCGGTGGGCCGGAGACGTGCCCAACACGCAGGTGGCCACCGCGGCGGCGCTGCCGGGCAGTCCTTCGCCGCTGCTGGCCTGGGGCGTGACGATTCTCGTCGTGGTCGTCGGTGGGTGGCTGGGGCTGCGCTTCAAGCTGCCCGCGGGCGTCTTCCTGGGGCCGATGCTGCTCGGCGTGCCGCTCACCGCCCTGGACATTCCGGTGGGCGCGTTGCCGCCGGGACTGCTGCCGCTGGCCATGTGGGGGCTGGGCGTGCGGGTGGGCAGCCAGTTCGACGTGGCCGCGGTGCGCGAGCTGCGCCGCCATGCCTTGGCCGCCGTGGGGGCCGCCGTGGCCCTGGTGGGAGGGTGCGTGATGCTGGCCTGGGCCTGGGCCACCGTGGGCGGCGTGGACCTGCTCACCACCTACTTCGCCACCTCTCCCGGCGGGGCCGACTCGGTGCTCGCCATCGCCCTGGGTACGCACGCCAGCCTCTCGCTCGTGCTCTCCGTGCAGATCGGCCGGCTGCTGTTGATCCTCTTCCTCATCCCCGGCCTCTTGCGCCGCTTCGCTCGGCGGCGGTGA
- a CDS encoding serine/threonine-protein kinase, whose product MTDLNQFTIEPTLVPAQSPRAESIPVPASTRRTTVLPKVEWNGERPSVIPLHRERFEELRPLGQGGMGEVMLLQDHDIERTVALKRLTDGADLDRVLRFVEEIRTVGQLDHPNIVPVHDVGVDERGRYYFVMKHLQGETLESIIARLKAGDPEAHTRYPFTARVQLFLGVLHALSYAHRKGFIHRDLKPANIMVGPFGEVTVMDWGLARKARTAEAAKPGAPVSAAAQGLREAASMLTQVGAVMGTPLYMSPEQARGEHDALDARSDIYSLCVLFHELLFLRHYLEGRESVEDILEGVKTVTPQTEGPSERNPHQPRPPAELIWFVKQGLSKDPAQRYPSVDAMVEELQRAMSGRIRVHCKRTLLKRCLYETLCQADERPKAVMFAGAVVLAVLLGVLVQLVLKLFL is encoded by the coding sequence ATGACGGACTTGAACCAGTTCACCATTGAGCCAACGCTGGTCCCCGCGCAGTCGCCTCGGGCCGAGAGCATCCCGGTCCCCGCCTCCACGCGCCGCACCACGGTGCTGCCCAAGGTGGAGTGGAACGGTGAGCGGCCCAGCGTCATCCCCCTGCACCGCGAGCGCTTCGAGGAGCTGCGCCCGCTGGGGCAAGGCGGCATGGGCGAGGTGATGCTGCTGCAGGACCACGACATCGAGCGCACCGTGGCCCTCAAGCGCCTGACGGACGGCGCCGACCTGGACCGGGTGCTGCGCTTCGTGGAGGAGATCCGCACCGTCGGCCAGCTCGACCACCCGAACATCGTCCCGGTGCATGACGTCGGCGTCGACGAGCGGGGCCGGTACTACTTCGTCATGAAGCACCTGCAGGGCGAGACGCTCGAGTCGATCATCGCCCGGCTCAAGGCGGGAGACCCCGAGGCGCACACGCGCTACCCCTTCACCGCTCGCGTGCAGCTCTTCCTCGGGGTGCTCCACGCGCTCTCCTACGCCCACCGAAAGGGCTTCATCCACCGCGACCTCAAGCCCGCCAACATCATGGTGGGCCCCTTCGGCGAGGTGACGGTGATGGACTGGGGGCTGGCGCGCAAGGCCCGCACGGCGGAAGCCGCGAAGCCCGGCGCTCCGGTCTCCGCCGCGGCCCAGGGGCTGCGCGAGGCGGCCTCCATGCTCACGCAGGTGGGCGCCGTGATGGGCACTCCGCTCTATATGTCTCCCGAGCAGGCGCGCGGGGAGCACGACGCGCTGGATGCGCGCAGCGACATCTATAGCCTCTGCGTGCTGTTCCACGAGCTGCTCTTCCTGCGGCACTACCTGGAGGGGCGCGAGTCGGTGGAGGACATCCTCGAGGGCGTGAAGACGGTCACGCCTCAGACGGAGGGCCCCAGCGAGCGCAACCCGCACCAGCCGCGCCCTCCCGCCGAGCTGATCTGGTTCGTCAAACAGGGGCTGTCCAAGGATCCGGCGCAGCGCTACCCCTCGGTGGATGCCATGGTGGAGGAGCTCCAGCGCGCCATGAGCGGCCGCATCCGCGTCCACTGCAAGCGCACCCTGCTCAAGCGCTGCCTCTACGAGACGCTCTGCCAGGCGGACGAGCGCCCCAAGGCCGTCATGTTCGCTGGCGCGGTGGTGCTGGCGGTGCTGCTCGGGGTGCTGGTTCAGTTGGTGCTGAAACTCTTTCTGTAG
- a CDS encoding DsbA family protein: MKTGVVGLVLGLLVGALVGYTVWGAKTPTDSAKAASAQIAAAPAPAAAPAAQQAQPQQQQITIPSTVFKVPVDNSPSRGKADALVTMVEFTDFQCPFCARASATVKQLEEDYGDKLRVVIKHNPLPFHPRAKPAAIAAMAAHEQGKFWEYHDKLFANQKALDDASLETYAKEVGLDLKRFKKSMENPKLAQAVDADQAMAMGFSAGGTPSFFVNGRFFSGAQPIEVFKAVIDAELAQAQALVKEGVKPSELYASITAQGATTRAPPEAPAVKVDLGTAPVKGAADAPVTLVAFSDFQCPFCSRAAVTVRQLEDEYKGKLRVAFKHQPLANHENARPAAAASLAAHEQGKFWEFHDRLFANQMSLDRASLDRYAQELGLDMAKYKAAMDSNKFEAQIAADSAQGTQIGAAGTPTFFVNGRKITGAKPIEVFRKMIDEELRRAGVAAATP; this comes from the coding sequence ATGAAGACAGGTGTCGTGGGCCTCGTACTGGGCCTGCTGGTGGGAGCGCTCGTCGGATACACGGTGTGGGGCGCGAAGACCCCGACCGACTCGGCCAAGGCCGCGAGCGCGCAGATCGCCGCTGCTCCCGCGCCCGCCGCCGCGCCCGCGGCGCAGCAGGCGCAGCCCCAGCAGCAGCAGATCACCATCCCGTCCACGGTCTTCAAGGTGCCGGTGGACAACTCGCCGTCGCGGGGCAAGGCGGACGCGCTGGTGACGATGGTGGAGTTCACCGACTTCCAGTGCCCGTTCTGCGCCCGGGCCAGCGCCACGGTGAAGCAGCTCGAGGAGGACTACGGCGACAAGCTGCGCGTGGTCATCAAGCACAACCCGCTGCCCTTCCACCCGCGCGCCAAGCCGGCGGCCATCGCGGCCATGGCGGCGCACGAGCAGGGCAAGTTCTGGGAGTACCACGACAAGCTCTTCGCCAATCAGAAGGCGCTGGATGACGCCAGCCTGGAGACGTACGCGAAGGAAGTGGGCCTGGACCTCAAGCGCTTCAAGAAGTCGATGGAGAACCCGAAGCTGGCGCAGGCGGTGGACGCCGACCAGGCGATGGCGATGGGTTTCAGCGCCGGTGGCACGCCGTCCTTCTTCGTCAACGGCCGCTTCTTCTCGGGGGCGCAGCCCATCGAGGTGTTCAAGGCCGTCATCGACGCGGAGCTGGCGCAGGCGCAGGCCCTGGTGAAGGAGGGCGTGAAGCCCTCGGAGCTGTACGCCTCCATCACCGCGCAGGGTGCGACGACGCGGGCGCCTCCGGAGGCTCCGGCGGTGAAGGTGGATCTGGGCACGGCGCCGGTGAAGGGCGCGGCGGACGCGCCGGTGACGCTGGTGGCCTTCTCGGACTTCCAGTGCCCGTTCTGCTCGCGCGCGGCCGTCACGGTTCGCCAGCTCGAGGACGAGTACAAGGGCAAGCTGCGCGTGGCCTTCAAGCACCAGCCGCTGGCCAACCACGAGAACGCGCGCCCGGCGGCGGCCGCTTCGCTGGCGGCGCACGAGCAGGGCAAGTTCTGGGAGTTCCATGACCGGCTCTTCGCCAACCAGATGTCGCTGGACCGCGCCTCGCTGGATCGCTACGCGCAGGAGCTGGGCCTGGACATGGCGAAGTACAAGGCGGCGATGGACTCGAACAAGTTCGAGGCGCAGATCGCCGCGGACTCCGCGCAGGGCACGCAGATTGGCGCGGCGGGCACGCCGACCTTCTTCGTGAACGGCCGGAAGATCACCGGCGCCAAGCCCATCGAGGTGTTCCGCAAGATGATCGACGAGGAGCTGCGCCGCGCGGGCGTGGCCGCGGCGACGCCGTAG
- a CDS encoding S8 family peptidase: MRSSMRNVLFLGSVLSLAACGEGAKDSVVQPEEIGQTGAPLKQADPSLRIEGSYIIKMKDGVQTRGISAFANIAKTHEYSIINGFAAKLTPEQLKAVRANPNVEYVEEDAAVYSTATQSGATWGIDRIDQRARPLSGTYTYTSTGSGVTVYVIDTGILTSHSQFGGRAAVAYDALGGNGQDCNGHGTHVAGTVGGSTYGVAKGVALRAVRVLDCNGSGSNAGVIAGMDWVRVNHVAKSVANMSLGGGYSATVNTAATNLVNSGVFLAVAAGNSNADACSFSPASASGTCTVGATTNTDARATYSNYGGCVDIYGPGSSITSAWYTTTSATNTISGTSMASPHVAGVGALYKATYGDAAASTIISWLKTNSTANVVTGNPSGTPNQLLYKAAL, from the coding sequence GTGCGTTCTTCTATGCGTAACGTGCTGTTCCTTGGTTCCGTGCTGTCCCTGGCTGCTTGTGGCGAAGGTGCGAAGGACTCGGTGGTTCAGCCCGAGGAGATTGGCCAGACGGGCGCGCCCCTGAAGCAGGCCGACCCGAGCCTGCGCATCGAGGGCTCCTACATCATCAAGATGAAGGACGGCGTGCAGACGCGCGGCATCTCCGCGTTCGCGAACATCGCCAAGACGCACGAGTACTCCATCATCAACGGCTTCGCCGCCAAGCTGACGCCTGAGCAGCTCAAGGCCGTACGCGCGAACCCGAACGTGGAATATGTCGAGGAGGACGCGGCGGTGTACTCCACCGCGACCCAGTCGGGCGCCACCTGGGGCATCGACCGCATCGACCAGCGCGCTCGCCCGCTGAGCGGCACCTACACCTACACCTCCACCGGCTCGGGCGTGACGGTGTACGTCATCGACACGGGCATCCTCACCAGCCACAGCCAGTTCGGCGGTCGCGCCGCGGTGGCGTATGACGCGCTGGGCGGCAACGGCCAGGACTGCAACGGCCACGGCACGCACGTGGCGGGCACGGTGGGCGGCTCCACCTACGGCGTGGCCAAGGGCGTGGCCCTGCGCGCCGTGCGCGTGCTGGACTGCAACGGCTCGGGCTCCAACGCGGGCGTCATCGCCGGCATGGACTGGGTGCGCGTCAACCACGTGGCCAAGTCGGTGGCCAACATGAGCCTGGGCGGCGGCTACTCCGCCACGGTGAACACCGCGGCGACCAACCTGGTCAACTCGGGCGTGTTCCTCGCGGTGGCCGCGGGCAACAGCAACGCTGACGCCTGCAGCTTCTCGCCGGCCAGCGCCTCGGGCACCTGCACCGTCGGCGCCACCACCAACACCGACGCGCGCGCCACCTACTCCAACTACGGCGGCTGCGTGGACATCTACGGCCCGGGCTCCAGCATCACCTCGGCCTGGTACACCACCACCTCGGCCACCAACACCATCAGCGGCACCTCGATGGCTTCTCCGCACGTCGCGGGCGTGGGCGCTCTCTACAAGGCCACCTACGGCGACGCGGCCGCCTCCACCATCATCAGCTGGCTGAAGACCAACTCCACCGCGAACGTGGTGACGGGCAACCCCTCGGGCACGCCCAACCAGCTGCTCTACAAGGCCGCCCTGTAA